In a genomic window of Azotosporobacter soli:
- a CDS encoding HD domain-containing protein, with amino-acid sequence MKTAEVAEEDEFSNEMFELAQGGLLMNKEAIVEETKKFVKAKMDGEGSGHDWWHIVRVYNNALEIARHEKDADRFIVELGALLHDIADHKFGYTDADRERIIGEFLAPLAVEQTVIDQVTYIANFISFKGGKNTHVMQTPEGKIVQDADRLDAMGAIGIGRAFTYGGHVQRLMYNPKEAAEQTEGEDTIAHFYEKLLLLKDRMNTETGKRKAQARHETMKYFLACFFREWQGE; translated from the coding sequence ATGAAAACTGCGGAAGTCGCTGAAGAAGATGAGTTTTCCAATGAAATGTTCGAATTGGCGCAAGGAGGTTTGCTGATGAATAAGGAAGCGATTGTTGAAGAAACGAAGAAATTTGTTAAGGCCAAAATGGACGGGGAAGGTTCGGGACATGATTGGTGGCATATTGTGCGCGTCTATAACAATGCGCTGGAGATTGCCCGGCATGAAAAAGACGCGGATCGGTTTATTGTTGAATTAGGCGCATTGCTGCATGATATCGCGGATCATAAATTCGGCTATACGGATGCGGACAGAGAAAGGATCATCGGCGAATTTCTTGCGCCGCTGGCGGTTGAGCAAACGGTTATTGATCAGGTGACGTATATCGCGAACTTCATTTCGTTTAAAGGCGGCAAAAATACGCATGTCATGCAGACTCCGGAAGGTAAAATCGTGCAGGATGCAGATCGTTTGGATGCGATGGGCGCGATCGGAATCGGCAGGGCGTTTACTTATGGCGGGCATGTGCAGCGGCTGATGTATAATCCCAAAGAGGCGGCCGAGCAAACTGAGGGCGAGGATACGATCGCGCATTTTTATGAAAAACTTCTGCTCTTAAAGGACAGGATGAATACGGAAACCGGAAAGAGAAAAGCGCAGGCGCGTCATGAGACGATGAAATATTTTCTGGCATGTTTCTTTAGAGAATGGCAGGGCGAATAA
- a CDS encoding mechanosensitive ion channel family protein, with translation MLDFFMELGSRIVNGGFKIHLAAYIASLALGIVLLRWTFDKLFKIIAEKTKIPYTLLQQTFRGIPTLLGILIGLYAVTELLVIPPRPLLFLKNLFHAVLILSVTLLVAHLGSGYLKHRLGKRSENLASTSILVTAIDLIVYAIGALILLESFGVSISPLITALGVGGLATALALQDTLANLFSGINILLSKQVKMGDFVKLSSGEEGHIVDMNWRNTTIKTPTENMAVVPNQKIASSIVTNYAQPFAECSIAIPLGVAYGSDLAQVEEITSAIAKEVLQEIEGGVKSFAPFVRYSSFGEAGIQFQVILRVNNVTDQQLIRHEFIKRIYARYQQDGISISVQKG, from the coding sequence ATGTTGGACTTTTTTATGGAGCTTGGAAGCCGAATCGTAAACGGCGGCTTCAAAATACATTTGGCGGCGTACATTGCCAGTTTGGCGCTTGGCATCGTATTGCTGCGCTGGACATTTGACAAGCTCTTCAAAATCATTGCGGAAAAAACAAAAATTCCCTATACGCTGCTGCAACAAACGTTTCGCGGCATCCCGACGCTGCTCGGCATTTTGATCGGCCTTTATGCGGTAACGGAGCTATTAGTCATTCCGCCGCGTCCGTTGCTTTTTTTGAAAAACCTGTTTCATGCGGTTCTGATCTTATCGGTCACGCTGCTGGTCGCGCATCTGGGTTCCGGCTATCTTAAGCATCGGCTCGGAAAGCGCTCGGAAAACCTAGCATCCACCTCGATTTTGGTTACCGCCATCGACCTGATCGTCTACGCGATTGGCGCTTTGATCCTGCTGGAATCTTTCGGCGTATCGATCTCGCCGCTGATTACGGCGCTAGGCGTGGGCGGCTTGGCTACCGCACTGGCGCTGCAGGATACGTTGGCCAATTTGTTCTCCGGCATCAATATCCTGCTCTCCAAACAGGTCAAGATGGGGGACTTTGTCAAGTTATCGAGCGGCGAAGAAGGACATATTGTCGATATGAACTGGCGCAATACGACGATAAAGACGCCGACCGAAAATATGGCGGTCGTACCGAATCAGAAGATTGCCTCGTCGATCGTTACCAACTATGCGCAGCCGTTTGCCGAATGCTCGATCGCGATCCCGCTTGGCGTCGCTTACGGCAGCGATCTGGCTCAGGTGGAAGAAATCACCAGCGCCATTGCCAAAGAGGTTTTGCAGGAAATAGAAGGCGGCGTTAAAAGTTTTGCGCCATTTGTACGCTACAGTAGTTTTGGAGAAGCGGGCATCCAGTTCCAGGTGATCTTGCGGGTCAATAACGTGACGGATCAGCAGCTGATTCGCCACGAATTCATCAAGCGGATTTATGCGCGCTATCAACAGGATGGCATCAGCATTTCAGTGCAGAAAGGCTGA
- a CDS encoding GyrI-like domain-containing protein, whose protein sequence is MSEIKIVSRPEVKALAISSNVSMWKMPTTMKNNFLNLAACLKANNADICEPPFARYSAIEWQSLLSESKLVMFFKSFTKKWLFQTGFPVQSALSPTNANMEMITLPAGKYVTALHKGSYMKVGDTYKKMVLWANAQNIALAPESIEVYTSDPRITAKESLETQLFIPLA, encoded by the coding sequence TTGTCCGAGATAAAAATCGTAAGCCGCCCGGAAGTAAAAGCGTTGGCAATCAGCAGCAACGTCTCTATGTGGAAGATGCCTACGACGATGAAAAACAATTTTTTAAACCTTGCCGCCTGCCTGAAAGCAAATAACGCAGACATTTGCGAGCCGCCGTTCGCACGCTATTCGGCCATCGAATGGCAATCATTGCTAAGCGAATCCAAACTGGTCATGTTTTTCAAATCCTTCACTAAAAAATGGCTCTTTCAAACCGGCTTTCCGGTACAATCCGCTTTGTCTCCGACAAACGCCAATATGGAAATGATAACATTGCCGGCCGGAAAATACGTTACCGCGCTGCACAAAGGTTCCTATATGAAAGTCGGCGACACTTATAAGAAAATGGTCTTATGGGCCAACGCGCAAAACATTGCACTGGCGCCCGAATCGATCGAAGTCTACACCAGCGATCCGCGCATAACGGCGAAGGAAAGCCTCGAAACGCAGCTCTTTATTCCGCTAGCTTAA
- a CDS encoding MCP four helix bundle domain-containing protein — MTILHNQKVAVKITVILSVMLVFTLTVGIVGFFAATNIAQMAEKMYGERLQPIQILDEVRLLSKDTQTALLELIETPEPENRQTLINAIEKNTKEIDRLQDKYEATELDDVERQNWSELQKKLGEYRQVRTEIIALVQENKTAEAFALYRSSKAIVADVLTPRNVIAEYNVRQAHNLYIESSAVAANTRVIIVVVTLLALLLSAGLGVVLARSICLPLSQMLASVKKIAAGKLEETPRSFQSRDELGQLADALVNMRRDLRGLIEESAEKNRILTQEIAERRQIQAALIFSKEKFTKAFRHAGDAVGLVSLEDKRFVEVSEAFFHNLGYERAQVIGHVSSEFDLWNTPEQRSRVYEMMRAGQTCQNEEVVWKTADGARRSGLFSAEVIEIEGKKYSVFVWHDITEQKQAEEVLRKANERLEAEVKRRTQELTTANLELQQANEELVDSLNLVKEMQQQLIEAEKMSALSSLVTGIAHEVNTPVGVGVTAASHLLKTIQDYRAYSVTNKPTRTSFSEFMDSAEELGQMILQNARRTADLIRSFKLVSVDQAQEEKQCFQLKEYLEGVVQSLQSVLKKSGHTVMIECPDDLTLDSYPGAFVQIASNLLMNSLIHAYEPQTRGQMRFTAERREDRLLLCYADDGKGIPADVLSRIFDPFFTTGRGKGCSGLGMHILYNIVTQQLQGSVTCESQLGQGVRFLIELPLETV, encoded by the coding sequence ATGACTATCCTTCATAATCAAAAAGTAGCGGTCAAGATTACCGTGATCTTAAGCGTTATGCTTGTGTTTACGCTGACGGTCGGCATTGTCGGTTTTTTTGCCGCCACCAATATTGCGCAAATGGCGGAAAAAATGTACGGCGAGCGCTTGCAGCCGATACAAATACTGGATGAAGTTCGTCTGCTCAGCAAAGATACGCAAACAGCCTTGCTGGAATTGATCGAAACGCCGGAGCCCGAGAACCGCCAGACGCTGATTAACGCCATCGAGAAAAACACGAAAGAGATTGACCGTCTGCAGGACAAATACGAAGCGACCGAACTCGATGATGTGGAACGGCAAAACTGGAGTGAACTACAAAAGAAACTCGGTGAATATCGTCAGGTTCGCACAGAGATCATTGCACTGGTACAGGAAAATAAGACGGCGGAAGCCTTCGCGCTGTATCGAAGCAGTAAAGCTATCGTTGCCGATGTCTTGACGCCGCGCAACGTTATTGCAGAATACAATGTCAGACAAGCGCATAATTTATATATTGAAAGCAGCGCAGTCGCCGCCAATACCCGCGTCATTATCGTTGTGGTTACGCTGTTGGCGCTCTTGCTCTCCGCAGGGCTTGGCGTCGTGCTGGCAAGGTCGATTTGCCTGCCGCTCTCGCAGATGCTGGCGAGCGTCAAAAAAATCGCCGCCGGAAAGTTGGAAGAAACGCCGCGTAGTTTTCAATCGCGCGATGAGTTGGGACAATTAGCGGATGCGCTCGTGAACATGCGGCGTGACTTACGCGGACTGATCGAAGAGTCGGCGGAGAAAAACCGGATTTTGACGCAGGAAATCGCAGAGCGAAGGCAAATTCAGGCCGCACTTATTTTCTCCAAAGAAAAGTTTACCAAAGCCTTCCGCCATGCCGGAGATGCCGTCGGCCTGGTTTCGCTGGAGGATAAGCGTTTTGTTGAGGTCAGCGAAGCCTTTTTTCACAATTTGGGCTATGAACGTGCGCAGGTCATCGGCCATGTCTCCAGCGAATTTGACTTATGGAATACGCCGGAGCAGCGAAGCCGCGTTTATGAAATGATGCGGGCCGGGCAGACATGCCAGAATGAGGAAGTGGTTTGGAAGACAGCCGACGGCGCTAGGCGTAGCGGTCTTTTTTCGGCGGAAGTAATTGAGATTGAAGGCAAGAAATATAGTGTGTTCGTCTGGCACGACATTACCGAGCAAAAGCAGGCGGAAGAGGTTCTGCGCAAAGCGAATGAACGATTGGAGGCAGAGGTCAAGCGCAGGACACAGGAACTGACCACGGCCAATTTGGAACTGCAACAGGCGAATGAAGAATTGGTAGATTCTTTGAACTTAGTAAAGGAAATGCAGCAGCAGTTGATCGAGGCCGAGAAAATGTCCGCCTTGAGCAGTCTGGTGACAGGCATCGCGCATGAAGTCAATACGCCGGTCGGCGTCGGCGTGACCGCCGCATCGCATTTACTGAAGACGATTCAGGATTACCGCGCATACAGCGTCACAAACAAACCGACGCGTACAAGCTTCAGCGAATTCATGGATAGTGCCGAAGAATTGGGACAGATGATCCTGCAAAACGCAAGGCGGACTGCGGATCTGATCCGCAGCTTTAAACTGGTCTCGGTCGATCAGGCGCAGGAAGAAAAGCAATGCTTCCAGTTGAAAGAGTATCTCGAAGGCGTGGTGCAGAGTTTGCAGTCCGTCTTGAAAAAAAGCGGACATACGGTGATGATCGAGTGTCCGGACGATTTGACGCTCGACAGCTATCCCGGCGCTTTCGTGCAGATTGCAAGCAATCTGCTAATGAATTCGCTTATTCATGCCTATGAGCCGCAGACGCGCGGTCAAATGCGCTTCACGGCGGAACGCCGTGAAGACCGTCTTCTGCTTTGCTATGCCGATGACGGAAAAGGCATCCCAGCCGATGTACTGTCGAGAATATTCGATCCCTTCTTTACCACGGGGCGCGGTAAAGGCTGCAGCGGCCTTGGGATGCATATCCTCTACAATATCGTGACGCAGCAATTGCAGGGCAGCGTGACGTGCGAGAGTCAGCTCGGACAGGGCGTTCGCTTTTTAATTGAACTGCCGTTGGAAACGGTGTAG